The sequence TGAACTCATGGCCTTTCTCTGTTGCTTTAGTCTGAGCAGGCTGGTTACGTTTGTAGTATGGGCGGTAACGCAGCGAGGTTGAGAAATCATCAGTTAAGGCCACTTTTCCGCGCAGGTAAGGGCGGTAGTTATTAGAATCAGAAGAAGACTCTAATGAGAAACCAGGCTCCAGTGAGAAGGTTTTATTGAATTGATAAACATAGCTGGCAACCACTTCGGTACCATTACTCACTTGCTCATTGAAAGGTTTATTTGGCGTGGTATCAGAGCTGTGCTGGCCCCATTTACCTTCTAAAGACAAACCAAAGCCATTTGCAAAACGGTTGGAAATCAGTAAACGATCTTTGTGATCAGATTTACTGGTATCTTTCATTTCGTGCCGGTAGTCAATTGTTGTTGCAACAGAACTAAAGCTGATTACAGATGCCACTGCAAGAGTCAGTAATTTAAATTTCATTTTTATATAATCCCAGGGTTATGGTTATCTAAATCAAAAGTCATTAACAAATCTATAAAGAATCAACATACGACTGAAAAACAATTCCAACAACAAGGAAACGATGTTTCATTTATTGTGAATGCACATTCTATTTATATTGGTAAATATTTATGTGATCCAGATCTGTCTTAATGATTCTTTTTTTAAACAGATATTAAATTGTGATGTCGATCTTAATTGGTAATTAATTTTCACAAAAAAATAGCCCCGCCAAATTAATGACAGGGCTAGGGTGGATACTTAAGTTAAATTAAATGACTTTATTAACGCATAGCGCGTTTAAGAATACGGTCACCTTGTTTGTTAAAGTATTCTGCAGTCTCTTGTACGGTCTTCTGACCATAATCGATATATTGAATTGCATCACCGAACAATGAAACAATTTGCGGGTCATCAAAGTATGGTGAAGTTGTCATTTTATGTGGCAATTCCAGCGCCATATTTAAACCGGCAACAGAAGGATCTTCATCTTTAATGACGCCACTGGCACGTAATTGAGTCACCGCCGTAGCACTTAATGGCACGCCACGTTCCAGACCTAATGCTTCAACCCCTTCTTTACTATTAAGTAAGAAGTTGATTAACATTGCACTTTCTTGTGGATATTTAGTTGATTTACCAATGGAAAGCATCTGTGCTGGTTTAAAGAATAAACCGGCATCTTTTGCCCCTGGCAACATTGGATATGGGCCAAGCACCAGTTTAGCTGGTTTGGTCAAGTTATCGGAATACTTAGTTATAGTGGAGTTCCACATATAAGTACCCCCCCATTCACCATTAATCCACGGCTTCATTTCATACATATTACTCTTGCCGAATGAAGCATAGTATTTGGTGGATGGCATAACATGACTATCTACCATGGTTTTATACATGGTAAAGAACTCAACCCACTGTTCAGGCGAATAAGCGAATTTCTTATTGGCTTCATCAATAGTAGGAATGTTATATTTTTGTGTCATGTAAGAGCGGATTAACGCTAAAGTATCCTGATGCTCTAATACCACTGGATAATATTGGTCACCCAGTTTTTCTTTAAATACTTTACCCGCAGCAAGTAATTCATCCCAAGTTTTAGGATATTCTACGCCAGCTTTAGCCCAGGTTGCATCATTAAAATAGAAGATACGCGCAGTGACTGAAATTGGAATACCATTCAACTTGCCATTAACGGTAGTTTGTTGCAGTTCTTTTGGATCAAATTGCGCTAAATCCAATTGTTCTTTTACGCTAAACAAATTATAGAAGCCGGTGCCGTCTTTAGAGAAAATAGGCAGCCAGTTCCAGTTAGTTTGCATAACATCAGGTTCAGTACCACCGGCAATCTGTGTTGTCAGACGAGATAAGTGACCATCCCAACCGGTGTATTCTGCTTTAACATTAATATTCGGATGCTGTTTATGGAATTCTTCTAATGCTTTCAATGTTACTTGGTGACGACCGTTACCGCCCCACCATGACATACGCAAATTAATCTCGTCCTGCGCAGCAAAGGCTTGATGTGATAATAGTGCCAGAGTGGATGCTATCAGCGTGTGTAGGATCGCTTTTTTCATTGGGTACTGCTCCTGTTAAAGAGAGATATTTTTTTCTGTTTTTGCATCAAAGATATGGCATTTATCCATATCAAACTGGAAGTACACGGTGCGATGCAGACCATTTTCAATAATAGGTCGTGCTTCATCAGACGGCAGACGACAGGTCAGCTCAAAGTCATCAACTTTGATATACATAAAGAATTCGTGACCCATGTTCTCCACGCGCACTAATTCACCTTGTGAGTGATTATCAGTAAATGGATTCATAGACATGCTGACGAATTCAGGGCGTACACCAAAGAACACTTTTTCCCCGGCGTGGGCAGCGACTTTGGCTTGCTGTCTTTCATTCAATACCAGGGTGTATTGACCGACTGTCAGGCCAATTTTCCCGTCTTTTTCTACCAGCGTGCTCGGTTTGATATTCATTTCCGGCGCGCCGATAAAACCGGCGACAAACATATTGGTAGGGTAGTGATAGAGATTATCTGGGGTATCGACTTGCATAATATGGCCCAGTTTCATCACACAGATTCGGTCGCCCATGGTCATTGCTTCAGTCTGGTCGTGGGTTACGTAAACTGTGGTTGCTGCTTTACCGCTTTTTTTCAACTGCTTATGTAAATCTGAGATACGAATACGCATGGAGGCGCGCAGTTTGGCGTCCAGGTTCGATAATGGCTCATCGAACAAGAATACATCGGGCTTTTTAACAATGGCGCGACCAACCGCTACACGCTGTGCCTGACCACCAGACAACTGGCGCGGCAAACGGTCAAGCAGGTCTTCAAGTTCTAAAATTTTCGCTGCTTCAGCAACTTGCATTTCAATTTGGTCTTTTGGCAGCTTGCTCAGCTTGAGGCCAAAAGCCAGGTTTTCTTTCACGGTCATGTGCGGATACAGCGCATAGTTCTGGAACACCATGGCAATACCACGTGATTTTGGTGCCAGATTATTGACTACCCGATCACCAATTCGCACTTCACCATCACTGATAGTTTCCAGCCCGGCCAACATACGCAGGGTCGTGGATTTAGCACAGCCAGATGGCCCAACAATCACCATAAATTCGCCATCATGGATCTTCAGATCAATGCCATGAACTGCGCGGAAACCGTTGGAGTAAACTTTGCCTAATTTATTGAAAATGACTTCAGCCATGATAAATCCTCTATTAACCTTTAATTCCGCTGCTGGTTACGCCTTGCACGAAGTAGCGTTGAGCCAGGAAGAAAACAATGATGGACGGCAGAATGGAGATGCTCGCCATTGCCAGAATTTCGTTCCAAGGTGCGCCTTCGGTCACGTCAATTGACATCTTAAGAGCCAGCGCTATCGGGTACTTATCTACGCTGTAGACGTAAATCAGCGGGCCGATAAAGTCGTTCATTGACCACATGAACTGGAACAATGCCACGGAGATAATGGCCGGCTTCAAGATTGGCACTACCACGTACCACAACACTTGGAAGGAGTTACATCCGTCAATTTGCGCCGCTTCTTCCATATCGCGAGGAACACCGCGCAGGAACTGGATAAGCATGAAGACGAAGAACCCTTGTGTCGCGAACGCCAATGGCAGATACAGCGGCATGTAGCTATTGAGCATGCCCATTTCACGGAACATAATGTATTGCGGAATCAATAACACGGTACTTGGCAGCAACATGGTGGTGATTAATGTTGCGAACCAGAATTTCTTCCATGGGATTTCAAAGCGCGCAAAACCATACGCCACAATGGTGGAAGAAATAATGGTCAGAATGACTTTCGGGATAACAAACTTAAAGGTGTTAAGCATGTAATGACCGAAGTTATATTCAGTACCGGTTTTCCAACCATTAACGAAACCATCACTTGTTGGGTGTTCTGGCCATAAACCTAATGTGGTGAAGATTTCATTATTAGGTTTAAAGGCGGCGGAGAACATCCACAGCAACGGATAAAGCATCATCAGTCCGACAATAAGCAGAACGATATAGCGGAAAGCGGCACTGATTTTAGCTTTACGTAAGGTGCGGCTAATTTCCGCATCAGCAATATCCTGCGCCAGATCTAATTTCTTCTGGTTGGAATTTTGTTGTACGTCAGTCATTTTTTCCTCCTTTATCGGCGGAGTAGAAGACCCAATATTTAGAAGATTTAAATGCAATTGAGGCAAAGAGAGCGACTACCAGGAATAATACCCAAGCCAGTGCAGCGCCGTATCCCATATCAAAGTATTTAAACGCTGTATCGTAGATATAGAGCGAGAATAAATAGGTATAATGAGTTGGCCCACCACCGGTTATGACATAAGGCGCCGTAAACTCTTGGAATGCCTGAGTGGTTTGCATAATAAAGTTGAAGAAAATAACCGGCGTAATTAATGGCACGGTCACTTTCATAAACATTTGCCATTTAGAGGCACCATCAATCATGGCGGCTTCATATTGGGACTGCGGCACATTCTGCAAAGCGGCCAAGAAGATAACCATGGCAGAACCAAACTGCCAAACACGCAGTAATGTCACCGATGTCAGTGCCAGAGCTGGCTCTCCCAGCCAGTTGACGGGGTCAAGCCCAAATACCCCAATAAAACCATTTAATAAACCATCGATAGCAAATAGAGCGCGCCATAACACCGCAATGGCTACGCTACTGCCAAGAATTGACGGAATATAGAATGCGGTACGGAAGAAACCGATACCCCGTAATTTAAAGTTCAGTACAAAAGCAATCCCCAGAGCAAATGCCAGTTTTAATGGAATAGTAAGAAATACATAAGCGAAAGTAACGCCCATGGATTTCCAGAATAAATCATCTTCAAGGAACATATGACGGTAATTCTCGATCCCGTTGTAAACGGGAGGGTTCATTAAGTCATACTCAGTAAAACTGAGAAAGAAAGATGATACAAAGGGGAAAGCCGTGAATATTATCAACCCTATTATATAAGGTGATATATAGGCTAACCCCAGCATTCTGTTTTCATTCATAATGCTTACCTATTTTTAATAACATGAAAGATAAATAAAACTACTGATTCAAAAGCGTCGGATAAATAAAATCGACATCATACAAAGTGCGGATTTCTCCGTTCACCCGATAATCTCCATGGACGTAACCACCATTGGTAATAAATTGAGGTATTGTTGCCAACTTATTCTGTTTCGCGGCAATCAAGGTTAATAAAGCTAATGCAATCGGATTGTCGATACGGAAATAACGGTGTTCCGCTGATTCGACAAACAGGCCGCGATGGTAATGTTGTTGAAATAAGTCATCCCCAATCTGCCAGGCCAATGCAAATAATTGCTGGCATTGGCAATGCTCGGCCAGCTCAACTAATGCCAGTAGCAGATAAGGGGTAGCAGTCGGTTTTTTTCCGTCTATCAGTGATGCACGGCGTTCTTGTTTGTTTAATTCAGCTAACTGCCAGCGGTGCAGCAATACACCAATCAAGTCGAGTAATTCGTCATCGTTGCTGGCTCGCCATGCACGAACCAATGGCAGCAGGTAATCAACTTCTAATGGGAAGGGGGATATGACCTTACCTTTAGCGCCATAATAACCATCACGCTGTAAGACATAACCGCTCATATCCTGCCCATCGTTCCATAACGGGCGTAATGTATTACTCTCGACGTCATAGGCGAAACGATAGTAATTTTTTAACCCATCAATGACCCAATGCAGAACTTCTGCATCAGGTTGTTGGCGCAAGATATCCAGCATTGCCAATGGGTTATCAATTAATAATGGCCGCATGTCGCGGAATAAAACATTGGCTTCACGGGCAATTTCACCAAACTCAGGGCCAAACTGACGCTTAGCGCGATCGCCATACCAAGATTGGGTTTGATTATCATCTGCCGGTATAGGGCGGCGTTGTTGTGGCGAACTGAATTGATAAACCGGCAACCCTGTTTCGCAATTACGGGCTAAGACGTATTGACGGTATAAATGTTTGCCCCAAGCAGCTGCCGCGATATCACCGGTGTACTCAGCATATTTATACGCTGCGTAAATCAGATCGGTGCCCGCATTGACGAAAGTCAGGCCTTTGGTCTCGGGCAATTGTGGTAATGCTTCAGGGTTAACAACATCATTGCGCGCATGAGTGAAAACATGCGGGTCACGTTGTTTGTCATAACTCCCATGGCGACCCAGATCTAACGTGTGCCAATCTTCGACATGGGCATGCCAAAAGCCTTGTAAGAAATTAAGTGTTTTTTCCCGGTCAACATTTACCAGCAGATCGTAATAGGGCAGATGATGTTTAAGTTCATGCACTTGCGCTTTTGATTCTGGCCCTTCGGTTTTTAACGTGTCCAGATTCAGGAAGCGGTGGCCACCCCAATAAAACAATCCACTTTGTTCATGAGTTCCGTGTTGCATGAAATAACGACTTTGTACCCGCGCTTGTTGATGATATTGCGGGTCTTGGGTCACCAGACTGAGTGCGTCCAGTGTCCGTAACCAGTTTTGTTGACTGGCAAAGTTAGATATCGGAATATTACGACCATCAGGGAATTTCCAGGCCACCGGTTGGTGTGTCAGCACATCAAAACCATCGGCCATCAGTGGAGTGGGGTTTTGATTACTGTGGCTAACGGACTGGACTAAATCAACATAGCTTCGTATAGCACTGAGCCAGTTAATCATCACTGCGTCGCTGCCTTTAATGTTGCCTACAAAATCCATCACCGTAACCCCATCATAGAAACGCCAGGTCGGAACCGGTTTAAGGTTCCTTATAAATAGAAACATCGTTTCAATCTATTATATTTGTATTTACTGGCGAGTCATTGGGCGAATGACAAAAGTGTGATCGGAGTCGGAACGTTGTTTTGAATTTTTTATTTTTGCATTTTTGACGGGTTTTTTTGGCAGAATGTATTTGTTAACTATTTGATAAATAAGTAATAAAAAAGGCACAACTGAAGTTGCGCCTTGATAGTGTTTTGAGCTGGATTATTGCGAATAACCGCAGGAAATAGCACTTAACTCAAATTGGCCGTGTTTATTGGTTTAGCGTGCTAACCAACCGCCATCGACTGCGATAGTGTAGCCGCTGATGTAGTCAGAAGCTTTGGATGCCAGGAAGACCACTGGACCTTTCAGGTCATCCGGCAAGCCCCAACGACCCGCCGGGATACGGTCAAGGATCTCTTTGCTGCGTTCTTCATCTTTACGCAACTGCTGGGTGTTGTTGGTGGCCATATAGCCAGGTGCTACGGCGTTGACATTGATGCCATGTTTAGCCCACTCGTTTGCTAGCAGACGGGTCACACCCATCACTGCACTTTTCGATGCAGTATAAGAAGGAACGCGGATACCGCCCTGGTAAGACAACATGGACGCAACGTTGATGATTTTGCCGCCATTGCCTTGTTTGATAAATTGCTTAGCGACAGCTTGAGACATAAAGAACACAGTCTTGATGTTAACGTTCATGACATCGTCCCAGTCCTTTTCGCTGAAGTTGATCGCATCTTCACGGCGGATGATCCCGGCGTTATTGACCAGAATATCGATTTGGCCAAATTCAGCGATAGCACGTTCCAACAGGGCAGGGATGCCATCAATCTTGCTCAGGTCAGCCGTCAGACTTAAGAAACGGCGGCCTAATGCGGTCACTTTCTCAATGGTATCTTTTGGCTCAACAATATTCACACCAACGATATCACAACCCGCTTCGGCTAAACCAATCGCCATGCCTTGGCCCAAACCTGTATCACAGCCGGTAACCAGAGCAACTTTACCCTTTAACTCAAAGGAATCTAAGATCATAGCTAACATCTCTCTCAAGGCGGTCAAAGAGTACCGCGATTATACTATTGGGGAGTAAACCGCCCAAAGGACGGCTTTGATGGGTGACGCTTAACGCTGTTGACAAACATTTAGCGCAGTTCGCTAACGGCGATGTGGTCCATATCACCGAAGACTTGGTTTTCACCCACCATGCCCCAGATGAAGGTGTAACGCTTAGTGCCTACACCGGAATGGATAGACCAACTCGGTGAGATAACCGCCTGCTCGTTATGAACGAGTAAATGACGTGTTTCCTGCGCTTGGCCCATCATGTGGAATACCGCTGTTTCTTCGTCCATATCAAAGTAGAAATACACTTCCATGCGCCGGTCATGGGTATGACAAGGCATGGTGTTCCAGAGGTTGCCGGGGGCCAGCTTGGTCAAACCCATGGTTAGCTGGCAGGTCGGCAACACATCGGGCACGATGTATTTATTGATAGTGCGACGATTACTGGTCGCGTCGTCACCCAATGTTTGCGGTGTGACGTCTGCCAGTGTGATTTTCTTATTTGGGTAAGAAGTATGTGCCGGCGCACTGTTGTAATAGAACTTGGCCGGTTTTTGACTTTCGAGGCTGCTGAACGTGACATCTTTAGCCCCTTTCCCGACATACAAAGCTTCTTCGTGACCGATTTCATAAACCTGCCCATCGACGCTTATCAGGCCCGGCCCACCAATATTGATGACGCCGAGTTCACGACGTTCCAAAAAGTCACTAACACCTAGCTGCTTGCCCACTTCATCGCCAATACTGACCGTTTTCTCGACAGGCTGAATACCCCCCACAATGATGCGGTCAATGTGGCTATAGGTCATGGTGTATTCATCTGAGACAAAAATATTTTCGATGAGAAATTCACGACGCAGACCTGCAGTATCGAGTTGTTTTGCATGGTCACTATGAATGCTTTGACGAACTTGCATATCGGTGCCTCTCTTTGAGTACGGACCGGTGTTTCTTTTGATGTGGTGATGATAGTATTTGCGGGAAGTTAATTCAATAAAAATGAAATGATGTTTTATTATTTTTTGAAGGGCGTCATGATTTTTGGATTAATTATGATCAAACTGCAGATTTTGGCCGTAGAATAAGCCAAATTCAGCGTAAAACTGTGACTACGCTACATCTGAAACTATTTTGCATAATAATGAGGAGAAACTATGAAGATGTTTTTCATTAATGATGAAACACCTTGGGAAGAATTAGGTAATGGCATTAAACGTAAAGTCATGACCTGGAGTGATAACCTGATGATGGTCTGCGTTCACTTTGATAAAGGTGCTATTGGTGTTGCGCACAAACATGATATTCATGACCAGATTGCTTATGTTGCGGCTGGTAGCTTTGAAGTGGAAATCGAAGGGCAGAAACGTATTTTGAAAGCAGGGGATGCGTATCGTGCGGTTAAAAACGAGATGCACGGGGCGGTATCACTGGAAGATAACAGTATTTTGATTGATACCTTTAATCCTAAGCGGGATGATTTCCTGTAAAGCATATTCAGGCGGCTGTATACCCACTTCAGCCGCCTTAACTATCACAAAAATCATTAACTTTTGATAAAATCGTCGTTATCTCAATCTATCGTGACGTCACTGTCCGCTACGAAATATCTTCTTTGCGCAATTGTTCCAGCGATTCTAACTGAATATCTGACAGTACCCAGCGCTTGTCGGCACGATATTCTGCTGTCGGAATGACAATTGAGCGCATACGCGCCGCTTTAGTGGCAATCATTCCGTTGACTGAATCTTCCAGCGTGACACATTCCAGAGGGTCAACACCCAGATCAGAGGCAGCATTCAAATACACTTCTGGGTGCGGTTTGCTGTGGGGCAGGTATTCTGCT comes from Yersinia canariae and encodes:
- a CDS encoding carbohydrate ABC transporter permease; the protein is MNENRMLGLAYISPYIIGLIIFTAFPFVSSFFLSFTEYDLMNPPVYNGIENYRHMFLEDDLFWKSMGVTFAYVFLTIPLKLAFALGIAFVLNFKLRGIGFFRTAFYIPSILGSSVAIAVLWRALFAIDGLLNGFIGVFGLDPVNWLGEPALALTSVTLLRVWQFGSAMVIFLAALQNVPQSQYEAAMIDGASKWQMFMKVTVPLITPVIFFNFIMQTTQAFQEFTAPYVITGGGPTHYTYLFSLYIYDTAFKYFDMGYGAALAWVLFLVVALFASIAFKSSKYWVFYSADKGGKND
- a CDS encoding cupin domain-containing protein yields the protein MKMFFINDETPWEELGNGIKRKVMTWSDNLMMVCVHFDKGAIGVAHKHDIHDQIAYVAAGSFEVEIEGQKRILKAGDAYRAVKNEMHGAVSLEDNSILIDTFNPKRDDFL
- a CDS encoding pectate lyase, which codes for MDFVGNIKGSDAVMINWLSAIRSYVDLVQSVSHSNQNPTPLMADGFDVLTHQPVAWKFPDGRNIPISNFASQQNWLRTLDALSLVTQDPQYHQQARVQSRYFMQHGTHEQSGLFYWGGHRFLNLDTLKTEGPESKAQVHELKHHLPYYDLLVNVDREKTLNFLQGFWHAHVEDWHTLDLGRHGSYDKQRDPHVFTHARNDVVNPEALPQLPETKGLTFVNAGTDLIYAAYKYAEYTGDIAAAAWGKHLYRQYVLARNCETGLPVYQFSSPQQRRPIPADDNQTQSWYGDRAKRQFGPEFGEIAREANVLFRDMRPLLIDNPLAMLDILRQQPDAEVLHWVIDGLKNYYRFAYDVESNTLRPLWNDGQDMSGYVLQRDGYYGAKGKVISPFPLEVDYLLPLVRAWRASNDDELLDLIGVLLHRWQLAELNKQERRASLIDGKKPTATPYLLLALVELAEHCQCQQLFALAWQIGDDLFQQHYHRGLFVESAEHRYFRIDNPIALALLTLIAAKQNKLATIPQFITNGGYVHGDYRVNGEIRTLYDVDFIYPTLLNQ
- a CDS encoding ABC transporter substrate-binding protein, yielding MKKAILHTLIASTLALLSHQAFAAQDEINLRMSWWGGNGRHQVTLKALEEFHKQHPNINVKAEYTGWDGHLSRLTTQIAGGTEPDVMQTNWNWLPIFSKDGTGFYNLFSVKEQLDLAQFDPKELQQTTVNGKLNGIPISVTARIFYFNDATWAKAGVEYPKTWDELLAAGKVFKEKLGDQYYPVVLEHQDTLALIRSYMTQKYNIPTIDEANKKFAYSPEQWVEFFTMYKTMVDSHVMPSTKYYASFGKSNMYEMKPWINGEWGGTYMWNSTITKYSDNLTKPAKLVLGPYPMLPGAKDAGLFFKPAQMLSIGKSTKYPQESAMLINFLLNSKEGVEALGLERGVPLSATAVTQLRASGVIKDEDPSVAGLNMALELPHKMTTSPYFDDPQIVSLFGDAIQYIDYGQKTVQETAEYFNKQGDRILKRAMR
- the kduD gene encoding 2-dehydro-3-deoxy-D-gluconate 5-dehydrogenase KduD, which gives rise to MILDSFELKGKVALVTGCDTGLGQGMAIGLAEAGCDIVGVNIVEPKDTIEKVTALGRRFLSLTADLSKIDGIPALLERAIAEFGQIDILVNNAGIIRREDAINFSEKDWDDVMNVNIKTVFFMSQAVAKQFIKQGNGGKIINVASMLSYQGGIRVPSYTASKSAVMGVTRLLANEWAKHGINVNAVAPGYMATNNTQQLRKDEERSKEILDRIPAGRWGLPDDLKGPVVFLASKASDYISGYTIAVDGGWLAR
- a CDS encoding oligogalacturonate-specific porin KdgM family protein; protein product: MKFKLLTLAVASVISFSSVATTIDYRHEMKDTSKSDHKDRLLISNRFANGFGLSLEGKWGQHSSDTTPNKPFNEQVSNGTEVVASYVYQFNKTFSLEPGFSLESSSDSNNYRPYLRGKVALTDDFSTSLRYRPYYKRNQPAQTKATEKGHEFTMLFAYNFLKNYSAEYELNYKKSEDEILANKEKEEWSHDLKVAYKWDKNWKPYVAIGNVAGSKTTDERQTRYRVGVQYSF
- a CDS encoding ABC transporter ATP-binding protein, which produces MAEVIFNKLGKVYSNGFRAVHGIDLKIHDGEFMVIVGPSGCAKSTTLRMLAGLETISDGEVRIGDRVVNNLAPKSRGIAMVFQNYALYPHMTVKENLAFGLKLSKLPKDQIEMQVAEAAKILELEDLLDRLPRQLSGGQAQRVAVGRAIVKKPDVFLFDEPLSNLDAKLRASMRIRISDLHKQLKKSGKAATTVYVTHDQTEAMTMGDRICVMKLGHIMQVDTPDNLYHYPTNMFVAGFIGAPEMNIKPSTLVEKDGKIGLTVGQYTLVLNERQQAKVAAHAGEKVFFGVRPEFVSMSMNPFTDNHSQGELVRVENMGHEFFMYIKVDDFELTCRLPSDEARPIIENGLHRTVYFQFDMDKCHIFDAKTEKNISL
- the kduI gene encoding 5-dehydro-4-deoxy-D-glucuronate isomerase yields the protein MQVRQSIHSDHAKQLDTAGLRREFLIENIFVSDEYTMTYSHIDRIIVGGIQPVEKTVSIGDEVGKQLGVSDFLERRELGVINIGGPGLISVDGQVYEIGHEEALYVGKGAKDVTFSSLESQKPAKFYYNSAPAHTSYPNKKITLADVTPQTLGDDATSNRRTINKYIVPDVLPTCQLTMGLTKLAPGNLWNTMPCHTHDRRMEVYFYFDMDEETAVFHMMGQAQETRHLLVHNEQAVISPSWSIHSGVGTKRYTFIWGMVGENQVFGDMDHIAVSELR
- a CDS encoding carbohydrate ABC transporter permease; this translates as MTDVQQNSNQKKLDLAQDIADAEISRTLRKAKISAAFRYIVLLIVGLMMLYPLLWMFSAAFKPNNEIFTTLGLWPEHPTSDGFVNGWKTGTEYNFGHYMLNTFKFVIPKVILTIISSTIVAYGFARFEIPWKKFWFATLITTMLLPSTVLLIPQYIMFREMGMLNSYMPLYLPLAFATQGFFVFMLIQFLRGVPRDMEEAAQIDGCNSFQVLWYVVVPILKPAIISVALFQFMWSMNDFIGPLIYVYSVDKYPIALALKMSIDVTEGAPWNEILAMASISILPSIIVFFLAQRYFVQGVTSSGIKG